One Glutamicibacter mishrai genomic window carries:
- a CDS encoding F0F1 ATP synthase subunit gamma yields the protein MGAQIRVYRQKIGSTKSMRKIFKAMELIAASRIGKARTRVAASLPYANAITRAVTAVSSQADVEHPLTTEPAQVRRAAVLVMTSDRGLAGSYSASVLKQAEHLVELLREEGKEVKTYLVGRKAQAYFDFRSREYARVWTGETDSPRFETAHELRDVLLEDFNTDFEEGGVEEIHVVYTQFKSMVTQEPTVIRLLPLEVVEDESETPTDELLPLYEFEPSAEEVLDALLPRYIESRLFNCQLQSAASELAARQRAMKAAGDNAGELIKKYTRLLNNARQAEITQELSEIIAGADALNS from the coding sequence ATGGGAGCCCAGATTCGGGTCTACCGCCAGAAGATCGGATCGACCAAGTCGATGCGCAAGATCTTCAAGGCGATGGAACTGATCGCTGCATCCCGCATTGGCAAGGCACGTACGCGTGTCGCGGCATCACTGCCATACGCCAATGCGATTACCCGTGCAGTAACCGCCGTCTCGTCCCAGGCCGATGTTGAACACCCACTGACCACCGAGCCGGCGCAGGTACGCCGTGCCGCGGTCTTGGTGATGACTTCGGACCGAGGACTTGCCGGGTCCTACTCCGCCAGCGTTCTGAAGCAGGCAGAGCACCTCGTGGAACTCCTGCGTGAAGAAGGCAAAGAAGTTAAGACCTACTTGGTCGGCCGCAAGGCACAGGCTTACTTTGATTTCCGTTCACGCGAGTACGCAAGAGTGTGGACCGGGGAAACTGATTCCCCGCGTTTCGAAACCGCACACGAGCTGCGCGACGTCCTCCTAGAGGACTTCAACACCGATTTCGAAGAGGGTGGCGTCGAAGAAATTCACGTCGTTTACACCCAGTTCAAGTCGATGGTCACGCAGGAACCGACGGTCATCCGTCTGTTGCCGTTGGAGGTTGTCGAGGATGAATCCGAGACTCCAACCGACGAGCTGTTGCCACTGTACGAGTTTGAGCCATCGGCGGAAGAAGTGCTTGACGCGCTGCTTCCTCGGTACATCGAGTCTCGACTGTTCAACTGCCAGCTGCAGTCCGCAGCCTCCGAGCTTGCTGCACGCCAGCGGGCAATGAAGGCCGCAGGCGACAACGCAGGCGAACTGATCAAGAAGTACACACGATTGCTTAACAATGCCCGTCAGGCTGAAATCACCCAGGAGCTTTCGGAAATCATCGCCGGCGCCGACGCGCTGAACAGCTAA
- a CDS encoding F0F1 ATP synthase subunit epsilon: MAELQVEIVAADHFVWSGAAKLVKARSVDGEIGVLPGHVPMLSVLAAGDLEIEPVSESRFSVQVDGGFFSVESDRVVIVADNAVLGTAA; this comes from the coding sequence ATGGCCGAACTTCAGGTCGAAATCGTCGCGGCCGACCACTTCGTGTGGTCGGGCGCTGCGAAGCTGGTCAAAGCTCGCTCGGTAGACGGCGAGATCGGAGTTCTGCCCGGTCACGTTCCGATGCTGTCGGTGCTTGCCGCTGGGGATCTGGAAATCGAACCGGTTTCCGAGTCCCGCTTCTCGGTTCAGGTCGACGGGGGATTCTTCTCCGTTGAATCGGACCGCGTGGTGATCGTTGCTGACAACGCTGTGCTTGGTACCGCAGCGTAG
- the atpD gene encoding F0F1 ATP synthase subunit beta produces MTAQLNEQVTAGAIGRIARVTGPVVDVEFPADALPAIYNALTAELTLNGETKTVTFETSQHLGEGLVRAVSLQATDGLVRGTSVKDTGAAISVPVGDGVKGHIFNVLGDALDVDNSEIQVTERWPIHRQPPKFSELEGSTEMLETGIKSIDLLTPYIKGGKIGLFGGAGVGKTVLIQEMITRVARNFGGTSVFAGVGERTREGNDLWVEMDEANVLKDTALVFGQMDEPPGTRLRVALSALTMAEYFRDVQNQDVLLFIDNIFRFTQAGSEVSTLLGRMPSAVGYQPNLADEMGLLQERITSTKGRSITSMQAVYVPADDYTDPAPAATFAHLDATTELSREIASRGLYPAIDPLTSTSRILDPQYIGQAHYDVAIRVKAILQKNKELQDIIAILGIDELGEEDKIVVARARRIQQFLSQNTYTAKQFTGVEGSTVAIKDTIEGFKAICDGDLDHIAEQAFFNVGGLDDVERQWAEIQKASK; encoded by the coding sequence ATGACTGCCCAACTCAACGAGCAGGTTACCGCAGGGGCCATCGGTCGCATCGCGCGCGTGACTGGCCCGGTCGTGGACGTCGAGTTCCCAGCCGATGCACTGCCTGCTATCTACAACGCACTGACCGCTGAGCTGACCCTCAACGGCGAAACCAAGACCGTTACCTTCGAAACCAGCCAGCACCTCGGTGAGGGCCTGGTTCGCGCGGTATCGCTGCAGGCCACCGACGGCCTGGTTCGCGGCACCTCTGTGAAGGACACCGGCGCTGCTATCTCCGTCCCAGTAGGCGACGGCGTCAAGGGCCACATCTTCAACGTATTGGGCGACGCCCTGGACGTTGACAACTCGGAGATCCAGGTCACCGAGCGCTGGCCAATCCACCGCCAGCCACCGAAGTTCTCCGAACTCGAAGGCTCGACCGAGATGCTGGAAACCGGCATCAAGTCGATCGACCTTCTCACCCCATACATCAAGGGTGGAAAGATCGGCCTGTTCGGCGGCGCTGGTGTTGGCAAGACCGTTCTGATCCAGGAAATGATCACCCGTGTGGCACGTAACTTCGGTGGTACTTCGGTATTCGCCGGTGTGGGCGAGCGCACCCGTGAAGGCAACGACCTCTGGGTCGAAATGGATGAGGCCAACGTTCTGAAGGACACCGCCTTGGTGTTCGGCCAGATGGATGAGCCACCAGGAACCCGTCTGCGCGTGGCACTGTCCGCACTGACCATGGCGGAATACTTCCGCGATGTCCAGAACCAGGACGTGCTGCTGTTCATCGACAACATCTTCCGCTTCACCCAGGCCGGTTCCGAGGTGTCGACCCTTCTGGGCCGCATGCCTTCCGCCGTGGGTTACCAGCCGAACTTGGCCGATGAAATGGGTCTGCTGCAGGAACGCATCACCTCGACGAAGGGCCGCTCGATTACCTCGATGCAGGCTGTTTACGTCCCGGCCGATGACTACACCGACCCGGCTCCAGCAGCAACCTTCGCGCACTTGGATGCAACCACCGAACTGTCGCGTGAAATCGCTTCCCGTGGTCTGTACCCAGCAATCGACCCGCTGACCTCGACCTCGCGAATCCTTGATCCGCAGTACATCGGCCAGGCTCACTACGATGTCGCCATCCGCGTGAAGGCGATCCTGCAGAAGAACAAGGAACTGCAGGACATCATCGCGATCCTCGGTATCGACGAACTGGGCGAAGAGGACAAGATCGTCGTTGCCCGCGCACGTCGCATCCAGCAGTTCCTGTCGCAGAACACCTACACCGCAAAGCAGTTCACCGGTGTCGAGGGTTCGACCGTTGCCATCAAGGACACCATCGAAGGCTTCAAGGCCATTTGCGATGGCGACCTGGACCACATTGCAGAGCAGGCGTTCTTCAACGTCGGTGGTCTTGATGACGTTGAGCGCCAGTGGGCTGAGATCCAGAAGGCCAGCAAGTAA
- a CDS encoding NAD-dependent epimerase/dehydratase family protein — protein sequence MEKILVLGGTGWLGREITRQLLAAGKDVTCLARGHSGDAVPGAKAIYADRTQPDAYAAVQHVPWDDVIELSYHPQVVAGALDALSGNAKHWILISSISVYSNLEQPGEAEDAEVYDPVDLSHYGHAKVAALRASTQALANRLLIARPGLIAGPGDGSDRFSYWVTAMARAGNERILIPDPEARYVQVIDVRDIAAWIVEASSRRLTGTCNVVGTAYPFAQFLRSAAKAVGYSGQMVIADDDWLVQRGVSYWAGPRSLPLWIPIDDIGSRQRSNKKYRETGGGERSLDRPRRSGLSRAEECELLADLDSGRSL from the coding sequence ATGGAGAAGATATTGGTTCTTGGCGGCACCGGGTGGCTGGGCCGGGAAATCACCCGGCAACTGTTGGCCGCAGGCAAGGACGTGACCTGCCTGGCTAGGGGACACTCCGGCGATGCAGTGCCCGGCGCTAAAGCGATATATGCCGATAGAACGCAACCTGATGCTTATGCTGCCGTCCAGCATGTGCCTTGGGATGACGTCATTGAGCTGTCCTACCATCCACAGGTCGTGGCCGGAGCGCTGGATGCGCTGTCCGGGAACGCCAAGCACTGGATATTGATTTCATCGATCTCGGTCTACAGCAACCTCGAGCAGCCGGGTGAAGCCGAAGACGCCGAAGTTTATGATCCGGTCGATTTGAGCCACTACGGCCATGCGAAGGTCGCTGCGTTACGCGCCAGCACCCAGGCTCTGGCCAACCGGCTGCTCATCGCCCGGCCTGGCCTGATCGCCGGGCCGGGGGACGGAAGCGACCGCTTTTCTTACTGGGTCACGGCGATGGCCAGAGCCGGCAACGAGCGGATACTTATCCCGGATCCCGAGGCGCGGTACGTGCAGGTCATCGACGTCCGTGACATCGCTGCATGGATCGTTGAGGCGAGCTCCAGACGGCTGACTGGAACCTGCAACGTCGTGGGCACCGCATATCCGTTCGCCCAGTTCCTGCGCAGCGCGGCAAAAGCGGTCGGGTATTCCGGACAGATGGTGATTGCCGATGATGACTGGCTGGTGCAGCGGGGCGTCAGCTATTGGGCAGGACCTCGCTCCTTGCCGCTGTGGATTCCCATTGACGACATCGGCTCCCGGCAACGGAGCAACAAGAAGTACCGGGAAACAGGAGGCGGCGAACGAAGCCTGGACCGGCCACGGCGATCAGGATTGAGCAGGGCCGAAGAATGCGAGCTTCTGGCCGATTTGGACAGCGGTCGCTCGCTATAA
- the nucS gene encoding endonuclease NucS, protein MRLVVAKCSVDYEGRLRAHLPLATRLVMVKADGSVLIHSDGGSYKPLNWMNPPLTLHEGTPGEDAAALGAISTWTVASAKTDDKLTINFHSFEHDSAHILGTDPGLIKDGVEADLQRLLAEQIELLGDGHKLIRREYMTAIGPVDILARDAEGATVAVELKRRGDIDGVEQLTRYLDLLNRDPLLKPVTGIFAAQQIKPQARTLAEDRGIRCLTLDYDAMRGVDDSAGRLF, encoded by the coding sequence GTGCGTTTAGTGGTTGCAAAGTGTTCAGTAGATTACGAGGGCCGTCTTCGAGCCCACCTTCCGTTGGCGACCCGCCTGGTGATGGTCAAGGCCGATGGCTCGGTCCTCATCCACTCCGACGGCGGCAGCTACAAGCCCCTGAACTGGATGAACCCGCCGCTGACCCTTCATGAGGGAACTCCAGGCGAGGATGCCGCGGCACTGGGCGCCATTTCCACCTGGACGGTGGCCAGCGCCAAGACCGATGACAAGCTGACGATCAACTTCCACAGCTTCGAACACGACTCGGCTCATATCCTGGGGACCGATCCGGGGCTGATCAAGGACGGCGTCGAAGCCGACCTCCAGCGCCTGCTGGCCGAACAGATCGAATTGCTCGGCGACGGCCACAAGCTGATTCGCCGCGAATACATGACCGCGATCGGCCCGGTGGATATCCTGGCCCGCGATGCCGAGGGTGCCACAGTCGCGGTGGAGCTCAAGCGCCGCGGGGACATCGATGGCGTCGAACAGCTGACCCGCTACCTCGATCTGCTCAACCGCGATCCGCTGCTGAAGCCGGTGACCGGAATCTTTGCCGCGCAGCAGATCAAGCCGCAGGCCCGCACCCTGGCCGAGGATCGCGGAATTCGCTGCCTCACTTTGGATTATGACGCGATGCGCGGTGTCGATGACTCCGCCGGGCGCCTCTTCTAG
- a CDS encoding DUF4126 domain-containing protein, producing the protein MDPLTASLMAIGSGSAAGLRPYFTVLALGLAGLLIPDTAPQWLASTADQIPESITNPWVLGICAVLSIGEAGLDKIPFINVSMETVSVWLRPVFGALVGVGLGANSSVEVAVLTGLLGAGSALSVSLGKSSVTAASNVVPEPITQWVRSLIEDFGALILVLAAVLLPVLAALLGIAAIAIGFLLYRMFRKAYRALKQTFGNVSEGRQAASHVRASHQDPGQSPGAIHTLRQLAADPGQVD; encoded by the coding sequence TTGGATCCGCTGACAGCTTCGCTCATGGCCATTGGCAGCGGTTCCGCCGCGGGCCTGCGCCCTTATTTCACGGTCCTTGCACTGGGCCTTGCCGGACTGCTGATTCCTGACACCGCTCCGCAGTGGCTCGCGTCCACGGCCGATCAGATTCCCGAGTCCATCACCAATCCCTGGGTTCTGGGGATCTGCGCGGTGCTCTCCATCGGCGAGGCGGGCCTGGACAAGATCCCATTCATCAACGTGTCCATGGAAACCGTCTCGGTATGGCTGCGCCCGGTCTTCGGCGCCCTGGTGGGCGTGGGGCTCGGCGCCAATTCCAGCGTTGAGGTTGCGGTGCTGACCGGGTTGCTCGGAGCCGGATCGGCGCTTTCCGTGAGCCTGGGCAAGTCATCAGTGACTGCGGCCAGCAATGTGGTGCCGGAACCCATCACCCAATGGGTTCGAAGCCTGATCGAGGATTTCGGCGCGCTGATACTCGTTCTCGCCGCCGTGCTTCTTCCGGTGCTCGCCGCCCTGCTGGGCATCGCAGCCATAGCTATCGGCTTCTTGCTCTACCGGATGTTCCGCAAGGCCTACCGGGCCCTGAAGCAGACGTTCGGCAATGTCTCCGAGGGGCGCCAAGCTGCCAGCCACGTGCGCGCATCACATCAGGATCCAGGCCAGTCCCCCGGCGCGATTCACACCTTGCGCCAGCTAGCCGCTGACCCCGGACAAGTCGATTAG
- a CDS encoding DUF2550 domain-containing protein, with translation MFEITAPVLIALLILIGIAMFFGAMAVRRIQLRRTLGTFDASIQTPQGKWMMVIGRYGPGHVDLLRFFSVSPVPRFQLSRRGLDITGTRRATDDEASRIPPGFIVVMLTRNGEELLLAMDYRDYTGFSAWLEAGPIAGSWQI, from the coding sequence TTGTTTGAGATAACCGCACCAGTTCTAATCGCGCTGCTGATCCTGATCGGCATCGCCATGTTCTTTGGCGCCATGGCTGTGCGTCGCATTCAATTGCGGCGCACGCTGGGCACCTTTGATGCCTCCATCCAGACTCCCCAGGGGAAATGGATGATGGTCATTGGCCGTTATGGGCCGGGACATGTAGATCTGTTGCGGTTTTTCTCTGTTTCACCGGTGCCGCGTTTCCAGCTCTCGCGCAGAGGCCTGGATATCACCGGCACCCGTCGTGCCACCGACGATGAAGCCTCGCGGATTCCGCCAGGATTCATCGTGGTGATGCTGACCCGGAACGGGGAAGAACTGCTGCTGGCCATGGACTACCGTGACTACACCGGTTTTTCCGCCTGGCTTGAAGCCGGGCCGATTGCCGGAAGCTGGCAGATCTAG
- a CDS encoding AI-2E family transporter — MEPDQQRQHHDPHDPEDRASAPSSSAHPGTSEPVNSPESIPGAQVPAENPRLAEHGSWTQRLSASVAKLFSTPARTAALGEEPEHHSEETFDPFPALHPISMGFLATIGVGLALGGYYVLTNVGSLLTWIAIALFIALGLDPVVRFLMRRGLSRPLAVVATMVGMLAVFGGFMALIIPTLVNQITTFITRAPDIVADFLNSEWVLEIDQQYALSERVTTEVNRFFGDSGAVTNVFGGVLGVSQTVAQSMFGVLIVLVLAIYFLASLPGMMGFSIRLAPRSKRARVAELAERITRSVGNYVMGQATVAILNSLVALLLMTILGVPFTALLTLLVALLAFIPLVGGVIAGILVTLVTLSLGWQTALIYAICYFGYLQVEAYFVSPRIMRRAVAVPGAVAVISVIAGGTLAGVTGALMAIPVAASAMILLREVFIARQDRR, encoded by the coding sequence ATGGAGCCAGATCAACAGCGGCAGCACCACGATCCTCACGATCCCGAGGACCGTGCCAGCGCGCCCTCTTCCTCCGCTCATCCAGGCACCTCTGAACCTGTGAATTCCCCGGAAAGCATCCCAGGCGCGCAGGTTCCCGCCGAGAACCCGAGGCTCGCCGAGCATGGTTCGTGGACGCAGCGGCTGAGCGCCAGCGTGGCCAAATTGTTCAGCACTCCAGCACGCACCGCAGCCCTCGGCGAGGAACCAGAGCACCATTCAGAAGAAACCTTCGACCCCTTCCCTGCCTTGCATCCCATTTCCATGGGCTTCTTGGCCACCATCGGTGTCGGGCTGGCTCTGGGCGGCTACTACGTCCTAACCAACGTGGGTTCGCTGCTGACCTGGATTGCCATCGCGTTGTTCATTGCCCTGGGCTTGGATCCGGTGGTCCGGTTCCTGATGCGCCGCGGACTGTCACGGCCGCTGGCGGTGGTCGCCACGATGGTTGGCATGTTGGCGGTCTTTGGCGGCTTCATGGCGCTGATCATTCCTACGCTGGTCAACCAGATCACCACCTTCATTACCCGGGCGCCGGACATCGTGGCTGATTTCCTGAACAGCGAATGGGTCTTGGAAATTGATCAGCAATATGCCCTGTCCGAGCGCGTGACCACCGAAGTGAATCGATTCTTCGGAGATTCCGGTGCGGTGACCAATGTCTTTGGCGGCGTTTTGGGCGTCTCCCAAACCGTGGCCCAGTCGATGTTCGGTGTGCTGATCGTCTTGGTCCTTGCCATCTACTTCCTGGCTTCGTTGCCCGGCATGATGGGATTCTCCATTCGCCTGGCACCGCGCTCCAAGCGCGCGCGAGTCGCTGAGCTAGCCGAACGCATTACCCGTTCGGTGGGCAACTACGTGATGGGCCAGGCGACCGTGGCGATTTTGAACTCGCTCGTTGCCTTGCTGCTCATGACCATTCTCGGTGTTCCGTTCACCGCGCTGCTGACCCTCCTGGTCGCGCTGCTGGCGTTCATTCCGCTGGTTGGCGGAGTGATTGCCGGAATCCTGGTCACCTTGGTGACCTTGTCCCTGGGCTGGCAGACCGCCCTGATCTACGCCATCTGCTACTTCGGCTACCTGCAGGTCGAGGCCTACTTCGTTTCTCCGCGCATCATGCGCCGCGCGGTGGCGGTTCCCGGCGCTGTTGCGGTGATCTCGGTGATCGCCGGTGGCACCCTGGCCGGAGTCACCGGCGCCTTGATGGCGATCCCGGTCGCGGCCAGCGCCATGATCCTGCTGCGCGAAGTGTTCATTGCGCGCCAAGACCGCCGCTAG
- a CDS encoding N-acetylglucosamine-6-phosphate deacetylase, producing the protein MTSTRYALFATLISDGLKVTDGVLAVDGDRIIFAGNKDDFAARPDAADYEVRELASGATIIPGLVDLHNHGALGADFSAPDHSSITDALEFLHRSGTTTLLASLVTAEPRSMLEAAELLAEFAESGAIAGIHAEGPFLSEARCGAQDPRFLQSPDPDFVTELVAASRGQLRTMTYAPELEGSEELIEQLVSHGVIPSLGHTNASAEVTADSLRYAREELRSAGVDGFTERPTVTHLFNGMPPLHHREPGPVAACLEEAANRNAFVELISDGVHLSPDTVRMVYRLVGADNVLLVSDSMAATGLADGEYSLGPQQVNVIDAQARLASDNSLAGGTSTLLQILQQAVAAGVPLVQAVSSATSVPASLIGLADEVGSLHYGFAADALVLDEDLQLVQTIRKGEFL; encoded by the coding sequence ATGACATCGACGCGTTACGCCCTTTTCGCCACCCTGATTTCCGATGGACTGAAGGTCACCGATGGCGTACTTGCCGTCGATGGTGATCGCATCATCTTCGCTGGCAACAAAGACGACTTTGCCGCCCGCCCCGACGCAGCCGACTATGAAGTGCGCGAGCTGGCCTCCGGAGCCACCATCATTCCGGGCCTGGTCGATTTGCACAACCATGGTGCCCTGGGTGCGGATTTCTCAGCACCGGATCATTCCAGCATCACCGATGCGCTGGAGTTCCTCCACCGTTCGGGCACGACAACGCTGCTTGCCTCATTGGTCACCGCCGAACCTCGTTCCATGCTCGAAGCGGCCGAACTGCTTGCCGAATTCGCCGAGTCCGGGGCCATCGCAGGCATCCACGCCGAGGGCCCGTTCCTCTCCGAGGCGCGCTGCGGCGCCCAGGACCCCCGATTCCTGCAAAGCCCTGATCCTGACTTCGTCACCGAGCTTGTCGCGGCCAGCCGCGGCCAGTTGCGCACCATGACCTATGCTCCGGAGCTGGAGGGCAGCGAGGAGCTCATCGAGCAGCTGGTCTCCCACGGCGTCATCCCGTCCCTTGGCCATACCAACGCTTCCGCGGAAGTCACCGCTGACTCGCTGCGTTACGCACGCGAAGAGCTGCGCAGCGCTGGCGTGGATGGCTTTACCGAGCGTCCAACCGTCACGCACCTGTTCAACGGCATGCCGCCATTGCATCATCGCGAGCCCGGACCGGTGGCTGCCTGTCTGGAGGAGGCCGCCAACCGCAATGCGTTCGTGGAATTGATCTCCGACGGAGTGCACCTGTCCCCCGATACCGTTCGCATGGTCTACCGCCTGGTCGGTGCCGACAACGTATTGCTGGTGAGCGACTCGATGGCTGCTACAGGACTTGCCGACGGAGAATATTCGCTAGGTCCTCAACAGGTCAACGTGATTGATGCCCAAGCGCGCTTGGCCAGCGACAATTCCCTGGCCGGTGGCACGTCCACGCTCCTGCAGATCCTGCAGCAAGCAGTGGCCGCGGGAGTTCCGCTGGTACAGGCTGTCAGCTCGGCCACGAGCGTGCCGGCATCACTGATCGGTTTAGCCGACGAGGTCGGTTCCCTGCATTACGGATTTGCCGCGGACGCGCTGGTGCTTGACGAGGATCTGCAGCTGGTTCAGACCATCCGCAAGGGCGAATTCCTGTAA
- the atpA gene encoding F0F1 ATP synthase subunit alpha codes for MADLTINANDVRNALNEFASSYEPGKAERTEVGRVVAASDGIARVEGLPSVMANELLKFEDGTLGLAQNLDTREIGVVVLGDFTGIEDGQKVERTGEILSVPVGDGYLGRVVDPLGEPMDNLGPIESEGRRALELQAPGVTQRKSVHEPMQTGLKAIDAMIPIGRGQRQLIIGDRQTGKTAIAVDTILNQRDNWATGDETKQVRCVYVAIGQKASTIAAVRQTLEEQGALEYTTIVASPASDPAGFKYLAPYAGSAIGQHWMYGGKHVLIVFDDLSKQAEAYRAVSLLLRRPPGREAYPGDVFYLHSRLLERCAKLSDELGAGSMTGLPIIETKANDVGAFIPTNVISITDGQIFLQSDLFNANQRPAVDVGISVSRVGGSAQVKAMKKVSGTLKLELAQYRDMQAFAMFASDLDAASKQQLTRGARLMELLKQGQYTPYAVEDQVVSIWAGTNGYLDDVPVEDVRRFEAEFIDYLRHRTDVLTVIGQTGKLENETLEAMKSGIADFKAGFFGAGSDQLVAAGHEEHDALNAESVDQEQIVKQKR; via the coding sequence ATGGCCGATTTGACCATCAATGCCAACGACGTCCGCAATGCCCTAAACGAGTTCGCATCTTCCTACGAACCGGGTAAGGCAGAGCGCACCGAGGTGGGACGCGTCGTCGCCGCGAGCGACGGCATCGCCAGAGTGGAAGGTCTTCCTTCCGTTATGGCCAACGAGTTGCTGAAGTTCGAAGATGGCACCCTGGGCCTGGCCCAGAACCTCGATACCCGTGAAATCGGTGTCGTTGTGCTTGGTGACTTCACCGGCATCGAAGACGGCCAGAAGGTAGAGCGCACCGGCGAGATCCTTTCGGTTCCAGTCGGCGACGGCTACCTCGGCCGCGTTGTTGACCCACTGGGCGAGCCAATGGATAACCTTGGCCCAATCGAGTCCGAGGGCCGCCGTGCCCTGGAACTCCAGGCACCAGGCGTGACCCAGCGCAAGAGCGTTCACGAACCAATGCAGACCGGTCTGAAGGCTATCGACGCCATGATCCCGATCGGCCGTGGCCAGCGTCAGCTGATCATTGGCGACCGCCAGACCGGTAAGACCGCCATCGCGGTTGACACCATCTTGAACCAGCGTGATAACTGGGCAACGGGCGACGAGACCAAGCAGGTTCGCTGCGTCTACGTGGCAATCGGCCAGAAGGCATCGACCATCGCTGCCGTACGCCAGACCCTCGAAGAGCAGGGTGCACTGGAATACACCACCATCGTGGCTTCCCCAGCATCTGACCCAGCAGGCTTCAAGTACTTGGCACCATACGCAGGCTCGGCTATCGGCCAGCACTGGATGTACGGTGGCAAGCACGTTCTGATCGTCTTTGATGATCTGTCCAAGCAGGCTGAAGCTTACCGCGCCGTGTCGCTGCTGCTGCGCCGTCCGCCAGGACGCGAAGCATACCCAGGTGACGTCTTCTACCTGCACTCCCGCCTGCTTGAGCGTTGCGCCAAGCTGTCGGACGAGCTCGGTGCAGGTTCGATGACTGGTCTTCCAATCATCGAGACCAAGGCAAACGACGTGGGCGCGTTCATCCCGACCAACGTTATCTCGATCACCGACGGCCAGATCTTCTTGCAGTCGGACCTGTTCAACGCCAACCAGCGTCCAGCTGTCGACGTGGGTATCTCGGTATCCCGCGTTGGTGGTTCGGCACAGGTCAAGGCCATGAAGAAGGTCTCCGGTACTTTGAAGCTTGAATTGGCTCAGTACCGCGACATGCAGGCATTCGCCATGTTCGCTTCGGATCTGGATGCCGCTTCCAAGCAGCAGCTGACCCGTGGTGCACGCCTGATGGAACTGCTCAAGCAGGGCCAGTACACCCCATACGCTGTTGAGGATCAGGTCGTTTCGATCTGGGCCGGCACCAACGGTTACCTGGACGATGTCCCGGTTGAGGACGTACGCCGCTTCGAAGCTGAGTTCATCGACTACCTGCGTCACCGCACCGACGTTCTGACCGTTATCGGCCAGACCGGCAAGCTGGAGAACGAGACCTTGGAAGCCATGAAGTCCGGCATCGCCGACTTCAAGGCAGGCTTCTTCGGTGCAGGCAGCGATCAGCTGGTTGCCGCTGGCCACGAAGAGCACGACGCTCTGAACGCCGAGTCCGTTGACCAGGAACAGATCGTCAAGCAGAAGCGCTGA
- a CDS encoding F0F1 ATP synthase subunit delta, which translates to MASVSSESLAKALEFLEPKLALASIELPKELFAVLEVLDANAGLRRALTDPAREDAEKAGLLAQLLRGKVSADAEDTVAQLASTRWSSERDISDALETLAVTAVTAVAEQQDGASGLNKLEQDLFSFIEVVRGNHELQRALDDAQAPVEAKRALALKLVPNASQTSQVLISQAVSNPRGLKPATLVERFVELVAKRQQRWIASVTSTVELSEAQRSRLETSLNKLYGRQLKLNTAIDPSLVGGLVVKVGDEVVDASVASRVADLRRALAS; encoded by the coding sequence AGTTGGCACTGGCATCTATTGAGCTGCCAAAGGAACTGTTCGCGGTCCTGGAAGTACTGGATGCAAATGCCGGTCTTCGCCGAGCATTGACTGATCCAGCCCGTGAAGATGCCGAAAAGGCAGGCCTTCTGGCCCAGCTGTTGCGCGGAAAGGTCTCGGCTGACGCCGAGGACACCGTTGCCCAGTTGGCTTCAACCCGCTGGAGCTCGGAACGCGACATTAGCGATGCGCTCGAAACGCTGGCAGTTACTGCGGTGACCGCAGTGGCTGAACAGCAGGACGGCGCTTCAGGGCTGAACAAGCTGGAGCAGGATCTGTTCTCCTTCATCGAGGTAGTTCGTGGCAACCACGAACTGCAGCGTGCGTTGGATGATGCACAGGCCCCAGTTGAAGCTAAGCGCGCTCTTGCGCTCAAGCTTGTGCCTAACGCGTCGCAGACCTCGCAGGTTTTGATCTCCCAGGCAGTTTCGAACCCACGCGGTTTGAAGCCGGCAACCCTGGTTGAGCGTTTTGTTGAACTTGTCGCTAAGCGCCAACAGCGCTGGATCGCTTCGGTGACCAGCACGGTGGAGCTTTCCGAGGCTCAGCGTTCGCGCCTGGAGACCAGCCTGAACAAGCTATACGGTCGTCAGCTCAAGCTCAACACCGCTATCGACCCATCGCTGGTCGGTGGACTGGTAGTAAAGGTTGGCGACGAAGTTGTCGACGCTTCCGTGGCATCGCGCGTGGCCGATTTGCGCCGCGCACTGGCTAGCTAG